The Amblyraja radiata isolate CabotCenter1 chromosome 1, sAmbRad1.1.pri, whole genome shotgun sequence genome contains a region encoding:
- the LOC116983045 gene encoding gastrula zinc finger protein XlCGF7.1-like, whose translation MEDHMTGHKKVKRYECDVCGKAWHSPSQLETHRRVHTGERPFDCSVCGKSFASYGNLQQHKRVHSVERPFPCSNCGKSFKTAQDLEAHQQFHTGEHSLTCSDCDKSFKTAQGLQDHWRVHTDEKPYGCSTCGKGFADSSKLQQHRRVHRRTHTGNRPYTCSDCGNGFTRPSSLLEHRRIHTGERPYICAQCGKGFNKSSGLTEHRHIHTGERPFICAQCGKRFNQSSNLLTHQRTHSGERPYTCSDCGKGFTQSSSLLVHQRIHSGERPYTCAQCGKGFTQSGNLRAHQKVHN comes from the coding sequence atggaggaccacatgacggggcacaaaaaGGTGAAGCGTTATGAATGcgatgtgtgtggcaaggcctggcatagcccgagccagctggagacccaccggcgggtgcacacgggagaacgccccttcgactgctcggtgtgcggcaagagcttcgccAGCTACGGGAACCTACAGCAGCACAAGCGCGTGCACTCCGTCGAGAGGCCCTTCCCCTGCTccaactgcggcaagagcttcaagacggcgcaGGACCTGGAGGCCCACCAGCAGTTTCACACGGGAGAACACTCCTTAACCTGCTCCGACTGtgacaagagcttcaagacggcgcaGGGCCTACAGGACCACTGGCGGGTGCACACAGATGAGAAGCCCtacggctgctccacctgcggcaagggcTTTGCCGACTCGTCTAAGCTACAGcaacaccggcgggtgcacaggcgcacccacactgggaaccggccctacacctgcagcgactgtggcAATGGCTTCACCCGCCccagcagcctgctggagcaccggcgcatccacactggcgagcgcccctacatctgtgcccagtgcggcaagggcttcaacaAGTCCAGCGGCCTGACAGAACACCGGCACAttcacaccggtgagcgccccttcatctgtgcccagtgcggcaagcgcTTCAACCAGTCCAGCAACCTACTGACCCACCAACGCACCCACTCCggagagcggccctacacctgcagcgactgtggcaagggcttcacccagtccagcagcctgctggtgcaccagcgcatccactccggggagcggccctacacctgtgcccagtgcggcaagggcttcacccagtccggcaACCTGCGGGCCCACCAGAAGGTGCACAACTAA